Proteins encoded together in one Desulfosporosinus meridiei DSM 13257 window:
- a CDS encoding HelD family protein, with the protein MDSYQENHQEEIEYLKKTLAFIEEEVKKEEKNLEEKKSDLIAAKKDMYENTVHIASDFESLVDINLHLMQVNNHISGYDTRRIKNLKKMINSPYFGRFDFIEKGFNEKEKIYIGLYNLMDKNTGEVYVYDWRAPISSVFYRYELGEVMYDTPAGVSRGDVSLKRQYQIRDSQLKYFFDCSVRITDEILQEVLSHNTSAKMKNIIETIQKEQDVIIRDRDHELLIVQGVAGSGKTSIALHRIAFLLYEGLNTNLQSKDVIIISPNSVFSHYISSVLPELGEENVRQSIFDDLVLEVLQGRFGKETREMQLEALIHSRVKIGDEGRKKSIDFKGSRVFKKILDRLLWHYAHRLIEFEDVYYNGTILATRQQLKNRFLHNEIGIPMAKQLNKIETILLQKVHPLQKKRLKRLEKIVEKSEGHEFEIKSFSRLLAIKQAVAFRDRIQKFTKVDYGDLYTQLFKNRGLLHKLAQGLTLPENINEIISTTLQNLEEGQVHYEDYAPLLYLKLKVEGNNVVSGIKHVVIDEAQDYTPLQYEVFKILYDNATYTVLGDIRQAIEKPIDYSLYDDVSEILNKGKTIKLSLNKGYRSTCEINAFTQKLLGEGNQHDYCSIERYGEEPKVIQRETLEGIDQSIIADIGNYTQQGYESVAIICKTQKEAEKVFSRLKKSVQLTLIKPQEGEVIKGALVIPTYMAKGLEFDVVIIYDVNKENYVSDFDRQLLYIGCTRALHRLVIYHKGDKSPLI; encoded by the coding sequence ATGGACAGTTACCAAGAAAATCATCAAGAGGAGATTGAGTATCTTAAGAAGACATTAGCCTTTATCGAAGAAGAAGTGAAAAAGGAAGAGAAAAATTTAGAAGAGAAAAAGAGTGATTTAATAGCTGCCAAAAAGGATATGTATGAAAACACTGTTCATATTGCGAGCGATTTTGAGAGTCTTGTCGATATTAACCTGCATCTTATGCAAGTCAATAATCATATATCGGGTTACGACACACGGCGCATCAAGAACCTCAAGAAAATGATAAACTCACCTTACTTTGGCCGCTTTGACTTTATAGAAAAGGGTTTTAATGAAAAAGAAAAGATATACATTGGACTTTACAATTTAATGGATAAAAACACGGGTGAAGTCTACGTTTATGACTGGCGCGCACCTATTTCAAGTGTATTTTATAGATATGAATTAGGTGAAGTAATGTATGACACTCCGGCAGGGGTTAGTCGGGGAGATGTGTCTTTGAAAAGGCAATATCAAATTCGAGACTCACAGCTTAAATACTTTTTCGATTGTAGTGTTAGGATTACCGACGAAATACTACAGGAAGTACTAAGTCATAATACTTCCGCCAAAATGAAAAATATTATCGAAACGATTCAAAAGGAACAAGACGTAATTATTAGGGATAGGGATCATGAGCTCTTAATTGTGCAAGGTGTAGCGGGTAGTGGAAAAACATCAATTGCTCTGCATAGGATTGCCTTCCTTCTTTATGAGGGGCTTAATACCAATCTGCAGTCTAAGGATGTGATCATAATATCTCCTAACTCAGTTTTTAGTCATTATATTTCCAGTGTCCTTCCTGAGCTTGGAGAAGAAAACGTAAGGCAAAGCATCTTTGACGATTTAGTTTTAGAGGTTTTGCAGGGCAGGTTTGGTAAGGAAACAAGGGAGATGCAGCTTGAAGCCTTGATACATTCCCGCGTGAAGATTGGGGATGAAGGTCGGAAGAAAAGCATCGATTTTAAGGGTTCGAGGGTATTTAAGAAAATTCTTGATAGACTTTTATGGCACTACGCCCATCGGCTTATTGAATTTGAGGACGTCTATTATAACGGAACAATTCTTGCGACCAGGCAGCAGCTAAAGAACCGTTTCCTACACAATGAAATTGGTATTCCCATGGCAAAACAGCTCAATAAAATCGAGACGATCCTTTTGCAAAAGGTTCACCCCTTACAGAAAAAGAGACTCAAACGTTTAGAAAAGATTGTGGAAAAAAGTGAAGGGCATGAGTTTGAAATAAAGTCCTTTAGCCGCTTATTAGCTATTAAACAAGCCGTGGCTTTTCGGGACCGTATTCAAAAATTCACGAAGGTTGATTACGGTGACTTGTATACGCAGTTATTCAAGAACCGTGGGCTTTTGCATAAATTGGCCCAAGGACTAACACTTCCGGAGAATATTAACGAAATCATTTCAACAACTCTTCAGAATCTAGAAGAGGGGCAAGTGCACTATGAAGATTACGCTCCGCTTCTTTACCTGAAACTGAAAGTTGAAGGGAATAATGTGGTTTCTGGTATTAAACATGTGGTCATTGATGAAGCCCAAGACTATACTCCTCTGCAATACGAGGTTTTTAAGATCTTGTACGATAATGCAACCTACACTGTTTTAGGAGACATACGTCAAGCGATCGAAAAACCAATAGACTATTCACTATATGACGATGTTTCCGAGATACTCAATAAAGGTAAGACGATTAAGCTGTCTTTAAATAAAGGCTATAGGTCAACTTGTGAAATTAACGCCTTCACACAGAAGCTGCTTGGTGAAGGAAACCAACACGATTATTGTTCTATTGAACGATATGGTGAGGAACCTAAGGTTATTCAGCGAGAAACATTAGAGGGAATTGATCAGTCCATCATAGCAGACATAGGGAATTATACCCAGCAAGGGTATGAATCAGTCGCCATCATATGTAAAACTCAAAAAGAGGCAGAAAAGGTGTTTAGTCGCTTGAAAAAATCTGTGCAACTAACCCTTATTAAACCTCAAGAAGGGGAAGTTATAAAAGGTGCTCTAGTCATTCCAACTTATATGGCAAAGGGATTAGAATTTGATGTTGTGATTATCTACGATGTTAATAAGGAGAACTATGTAAGTGATTTTGATAGACAATTACTGTACATTGGCTGTACACGAGCACTTCATCGACTGGTAATTTATCACAAAGGGGATAAAAGTCCCTTGATTTAA